One Candidatus Rokuibacteriota bacterium genomic window carries:
- the sufC gene encoding Fe-S cluster assembly ATPase SufC, whose product MLEIRNLHAKAGNNGILRGVDLTVNAGEVHAVMGPNGSGKSTLAQVLAGRADYEVTAGEVIYEGKDLLTMSPEDRAREGIFLCFQYPVEIPGVSTTYFLKAGLNAIRKHRGLEELDAVDFLALIKEKMKILAMDQSLLNRPINEGFSGGEKKRNEIFQMAVLEPTLAVLDETDSGLDIDALKIVANGVNALRSPDRAMLVITHYQRLLNYVVPDYVHVLVDGRIVKSGGRALALDLEAKGYDWVKAEAEMAQPTSAWTGRPSR is encoded by the coding sequence ATGCTGGAGATACGCAACCTGCACGCGAAGGCCGGCAACAACGGGATCCTGCGGGGCGTCGACCTCACGGTGAACGCCGGCGAGGTCCACGCCGTCATGGGCCCGAACGGCTCGGGCAAGAGCACCCTGGCCCAGGTCCTGGCCGGCCGGGCGGACTACGAGGTCACGGCGGGCGAGGTGATCTATGAGGGAAAGGACCTGCTGACGATGTCACCTGAGGATCGGGCTCGGGAGGGCATCTTTCTGTGCTTCCAGTACCCCGTCGAGATCCCCGGGGTGAGCACGACCTACTTTCTCAAGGCCGGGCTCAACGCCATCCGGAAGCACCGCGGCCTCGAGGAGCTGGATGCCGTCGACTTCCTGGCGTTGATCAAGGAGAAGATGAAAATCCTGGCGATGGATCAGAGCCTGCTCAACCGCCCGATCAACGAGGGGTTCTCGGGCGGCGAGAAGAAGCGCAACGAGATCTTCCAGATGGCGGTGCTGGAGCCGACGCTCGCCGTCCTGGACGAGACCGACTCGGGCCTCGACATCGATGCCCTGAAGATCGTGGCCAACGGCGTCAACGCGCTCCGGAGCCCGGACCGCGCCATGCTCGTGATCACCCATTACCAGCGGTTGCTGAACTACGTCGTCCCGGACTACGTCCACGTGCTCGTTGACGGTCGAATCGTGAAGTCGGGTGGGCGGGCGCTGGCCCTGGACCTCGAAGCGAAGGGCTACGACTGGGTCAAGGCCGAAGCCGAGATGGCGCAGCCGACGAGCGCGTGGACGGGAAGGCCGTCGCGATGA
- a CDS encoding response regulator produces the protein MLIALLWGAEATMHNILICSANEDLLTALRAASGGGDVHLTVCRRGMEAVRALMALSFDRLILDLETPGLDALFLVSIARRIDPRLPVVAISSRPVIEGRAVQQKGVAFHLVPPTANHEIAQMIALGVEQGEEAELLL, from the coding sequence ATGCTCATTGCTCTGCTGTGGGGGGCAGAGGCAACGATGCACAACATCCTGATCTGCTCGGCTAACGAGGACCTGCTGACGGCGCTGCGCGCCGCGTCGGGCGGGGGAGACGTCCATTTGACGGTGTGCCGCCGGGGGATGGAAGCGGTGCGGGCCCTGATGGCGCTCTCGTTCGATCGCCTGATCCTGGATCTCGAGACCCCCGGGCTCGACGCCCTCTTCCTGGTCTCCATTGCGAGACGGATCGACCCGCGCCTGCCCGTCGTGGCCATCTCCAGTCGCCCGGTGATCGAGGGCCGAGCGGTCCAGCAAAAGGGGGTCGCATTCCATCTGGTGCCCCCCACCGCGAACCATGAAATCGCGCAGATGATCGCGCTCGGCGTCGAACAGGGAGAAGAGGCGGAGCTGCTCCTATGA
- a CDS encoding 4a-hydroxytetrahydrobiopterin dehydratase, with amino-acid sequence MSSLASEKCVACRRDAPRVTAAEIEELRPQVPDWELVERDGIPRLERMLRFANFAEALAFTNRVGVLAEAEGHHPALLTEWGRVTVTWWTHKIHGLHRNDFVMAAKTDSLGGG; translated from the coding sequence ATGAGCAGTCTGGCGAGTGAAAAGTGCGTCGCCTGCCGCCGCGATGCCCCGCGGGTGACCGCGGCGGAGATAGAAGAACTCAGGCCGCAGGTTCCTGACTGGGAACTGGTGGAGCGGGATGGCATTCCTCGGTTGGAGCGGATGCTCAGATTCGCCAACTTTGCTGAGGCCCTCGCCTTCACCAACCGCGTCGGCGTCCTCGCCGAAGCGGAAGGCCATCATCCCGCTCTGCTCACCGAATGGGGCCGGGTGACGGTGACCTGGTGGACCCATAAGATCCACGGGCTCCACCGCAATGACTTCGTCATGGCTGCGAAGACCGATTCACTGGGTGGGGGCTGA
- the sufD gene encoding Fe-S cluster assembly protein SufD, translated as MIHVAQELAGYLSDFEQFEKDGATGAASWVHQLRKAAIARFAELGFPTTRHEEWKYTAVAPIAEVPFTRVGHEGPALLSWALEHLSFGLSEGARLVFVNGHYSREFSSLRALPGGVRVGSLAAALTADSEGIKPHLARYAGYEDHAFVALNTAFIEDGAFLYVSAGEVVGEPIHLLFISTAPGTASASYPRNLIVAGNNSQVTIVETYVGTEKAVYFTNAVTEIVVGENAVLDHYKLQRESEEAFHVATLQVHQARSSTFASHSIALGGALVRNDVNVVLDGEGSECTLNGLYMATGQQHVDHHTRIDHARPHGLSRQLYKGVLGGKARGVFDGKIVVHPAAPKTDARQTNKNLLLSGDALIDTKPQLEINNNDVKCTHGSTIGRLDENSIFYLRSRGIGLEAARSLLTYAFASEIINGIKVEPLRAKLDNLVATRLQNGLPMEATP; from the coding sequence ATGATTCACGTTGCGCAAGAACTGGCCGGGTATCTCTCGGACTTTGAGCAGTTCGAGAAGGACGGCGCGACAGGAGCAGCATCCTGGGTCCACCAGCTCCGCAAAGCGGCGATCGCCCGCTTCGCAGAGCTGGGATTCCCCACCACGCGGCACGAGGAATGGAAGTACACCGCCGTGGCTCCGATCGCGGAGGTCCCCTTCACGCGGGTTGGCCATGAGGGGCCCGCGCTCCTGTCCTGGGCCCTCGAGCACCTCAGCTTCGGGCTCTCGGAGGGCGCCCGACTCGTGTTCGTAAACGGTCACTACTCGCGGGAGTTCTCGTCGCTCCGGGCGCTTCCCGGTGGCGTCAGGGTGGGGAGCCTGGCGGCCGCCCTCACCGCCGATTCGGAAGGGATCAAGCCGCACCTGGCCCGCTATGCCGGCTACGAGGACCACGCGTTCGTGGCGCTCAATACGGCCTTCATCGAGGACGGGGCATTCCTCTACGTCTCGGCCGGCGAGGTCGTCGGGGAGCCGATTCACCTGCTGTTCATCTCGACGGCGCCGGGGACGGCTTCCGCGTCGTACCCCCGGAATCTGATCGTGGCGGGAAACAACAGCCAGGTGACGATCGTCGAGACGTACGTCGGGACCGAGAAGGCCGTCTATTTCACCAACGCGGTGACCGAAATCGTCGTTGGCGAGAACGCCGTCCTGGACCACTACAAGCTGCAGCGAGAGAGCGAGGAGGCTTTCCACGTCGCCACCCTGCAGGTTCATCAGGCCCGCAGCAGCACCTTTGCGTCGCATTCCATCGCGCTGGGCGGCGCCCTCGTCCGGAACGACGTGAACGTGGTCCTTGACGGAGAGGGCAGCGAGTGCACCCTCAACGGCCTCTACATGGCGACCGGCCAGCAGCACGTGGATCACCACACGCGGATCGACCATGCCCGGCCGCACGGCCTGAGCCGCCAGCTCTACAAGGGCGTCCTCGGCGGCAAGGCGCGCGGGGTGTTCGACGGGAAGATCGTCGTGCACCCGGCGGCGCCGAAGACCGATGCCAGACAGACCAACAAGAACCTACTGCTCTCCGGCGACGCCCTGATCGACACCAAGCCGCAGCTCGAGATCAACAACAACGACGTGAAGTGCACCCATGGGTCGACGATCGGCCGGCTCGACGAGAATTCGATCTTCTACCTGCGCTCCCGCGGCATCGGCCTGGAGGCGGCCCGCAGCCTCCTGACCTACGCCTTTGCGAGCGAGATCATCAACGGGATCAAGGTCGAGCCGCTCCGCGCCAAGCTGGACAATCTGGTGGCGACACGACTCCAGAATGGCCTGCCGATGGAGGCTACGCCATGA
- a CDS encoding P-loop NTPase, whose amino-acid sequence MRVIDQGAQTETITEQAVLSALATIQDPDLRRDIVSLGFVKGVRIDGGTVAFTIELTTPACPVRDQMKEQAHRAVLSLPGVRAVDLTMTSQVRVTRSEQKDKLLPLVKNIVPIASGKGGVGKSTVSANLAVALAKLGARVGLMDADVYGPTIPTLMGAGPAPAQRTPAVSYGVKIMSMGFFVPKGEATIWRGPMLSKVVDQFLGGVEWGELDYLLVDLPPGTGDVQLSLCQKIPLTGAVIVSTPQDVAFNVAEKAILMFNKLRTPVLGLVENMSGFECRHCGQREEIFGSGGARRYAMVNNIPFLGEIPLATEIRTTSDEGRPIVQSMPDSPSAHAFVQVAENLAAAVSTLQLGGGVANERPEPAEITQPLPTEVRIRWKDGHDSLYTGYALRLGCGCAQCVDELSGKKRLREESISRDVRPLAIEPVGRYALRFRWSDGHSTGIYPFEHLRALCPCPSCAGVGRSARERAGAGQHA is encoded by the coding sequence ATGCGTGTCATTGACCAGGGAGCCCAGACAGAAACGATCACCGAGCAAGCGGTCTTGAGCGCGCTGGCGACGATCCAGGACCCGGATCTCCGGCGCGATATCGTGTCGCTCGGCTTCGTCAAGGGCGTCAGGATCGACGGCGGGACCGTCGCCTTCACGATCGAGCTGACGACGCCCGCCTGCCCGGTGCGCGACCAGATGAAGGAGCAGGCGCACCGCGCCGTGCTCTCGCTGCCGGGCGTCAGGGCGGTTGATCTCACGATGACCTCGCAGGTGCGGGTCACCAGGTCGGAGCAGAAGGACAAGCTCCTGCCGCTGGTCAAGAACATCGTGCCCATCGCCAGCGGCAAGGGCGGCGTCGGCAAGTCGACCGTGAGCGCGAACCTCGCCGTCGCGCTGGCGAAGCTCGGCGCCCGGGTGGGGTTGATGGATGCCGACGTCTACGGGCCCACCATCCCGACCCTCATGGGGGCCGGCCCCGCGCCCGCCCAGCGAACCCCCGCGGTCTCCTACGGCGTGAAGATCATGTCGATGGGCTTCTTCGTGCCCAAGGGCGAGGCGACCATCTGGCGGGGGCCGATGCTCTCCAAGGTGGTGGACCAGTTCCTCGGCGGCGTCGAGTGGGGCGAGCTCGATTATCTGCTGGTCGATCTGCCGCCGGGCACCGGGGATGTCCAGTTGAGCCTCTGCCAAAAGATCCCCCTCACCGGCGCGGTCATCGTGTCGACCCCGCAAGATGTCGCCTTCAACGTGGCGGAGAAGGCCATCCTCATGTTCAACAAGCTCCGCACGCCGGTGCTGGGACTGGTCGAGAACATGAGCGGCTTCGAGTGCCGGCATTGCGGCCAGCGTGAAGAGATCTTCGGCAGCGGTGGGGCCCGACGCTATGCGATGGTGAACAACATCCCCTTCCTCGGTGAGATCCCGCTCGCGACGGAGATCCGGACCACCTCCGACGAGGGGCGCCCCATCGTCCAGTCGATGCCGGATTCGCCGAGTGCCCACGCCTTCGTCCAGGTCGCCGAGAATCTCGCGGCGGCGGTGAGCACGCTCCAGCTGGGCGGCGGCGTGGCGAATGAGCGCCCGGAGCCCGCGGAGATCACCCAGCCGTTGCCGACCGAGGTCCGCATTCGCTGGAAGGACGGGCACGACAGCCTCTACACCGGCTACGCGCTCCGCCTCGGCTGTGGCTGTGCCCAGTGCGTCGATGAGCTGTCCGGCAAGAAGCGGCTCCGCGAGGAGTCGATCAGCCGGGATGTCCGTCCGCTCGCCATTGAGCCGGTGGGCCGGTATGCCCTCCGCTTCCGGTGGAGCGACGGGCACTCGACGGGCATCTACCCCTTCGAGCATTTGCGCGCACTCTGCCCCTGCCCGAGCTGTGCGGGCGTCGGGCGGAGTGCTCGGGAACGAGCAGGGGCCGGTCAACACGCCTGA
- a CDS encoding SDR family oxidoreductase yields MTGAGRGIGRATAEAFAAEGYTVMVAELRPELGRRTERALVKSGGPRPAVHVPPRPGPGHHRMG; encoded by the coding sequence GTGACCGGGGCCGGGCGCGGCATCGGTCGAGCCACAGCCGAGGCGTTCGCAGCCGAAGGCTACACGGTCATGGTCGCCGAGCTGCGTCCCGAGTTGGGCCGCCGCACTGAGCGGGCGCTCGTAAAGTCGGGTGGACCGCGGCCAGCCGTTCATGTTCCCCCTCGGCCGGGGCCGGGTCATCACAGGATGGGATGA
- the sufB gene encoding Fe-S cluster assembly protein SufB — MSTATNTIEALANREYKYGFVTEIESDVAPRGLNEDIIRLISAKKDEPDWMLEWRLKAYRHWATLEKSEAEPKWANVHYPPIDYQDMIYYSAPKQKPKAPGSLDEVDQELLATFEKLGIPLAEQKRLAGVAVDAVFDSVSVATTFKEKLAELGIIFCSFSEAVQNHPELVQKYLGSVVPHSDNFFAALNAAVFSDGSFCYIPKGVRCPMELSTYFRINAADTGQFERTLIIADEGSYVSYLEGCTAPMRDKNQLHAAVVELIALDNAQIKYSTIQNWYPGNKEGKGGIYNFVTKRGKCLGKNSKISWTQVETGSAITWKYPSCILQGENSIGEFYSVALTNNYQQADTGTKMIHIGKNTRSTIISKGISAGHGQNTYRGLVKIMKGATGARNYSQCDSLLLGDQCGAHTFPYLEVMNHSSQVEHEASTSKISEDQLFYCRQRGISAEDAVNLIVNGFCKQVFRELPMEFAVEAQKLLGVSLEGSVG; from the coding sequence ATGAGCACGGCCACGAACACGATCGAGGCGCTCGCCAACCGCGAGTACAAGTACGGCTTCGTGACGGAGATCGAATCAGATGTCGCTCCGCGGGGGCTGAATGAGGACATCATCCGCCTGATCTCCGCCAAGAAGGACGAGCCGGACTGGATGCTCGAGTGGCGGCTCAAGGCCTACCGGCACTGGGCGACCCTGGAAAAGTCGGAGGCGGAGCCGAAGTGGGCCAACGTCCACTATCCGCCGATCGACTACCAGGACATGATCTACTACTCGGCCCCGAAGCAGAAGCCCAAGGCACCAGGCAGCCTCGACGAGGTGGACCAGGAGCTCCTGGCGACCTTCGAGAAGCTGGGCATCCCCCTGGCGGAGCAAAAGCGCCTCGCCGGTGTCGCCGTCGATGCGGTGTTCGACAGCGTCTCGGTGGCCACCACGTTCAAGGAAAAGCTGGCCGAGCTGGGGATCATCTTCTGCTCCTTCTCCGAGGCCGTCCAGAACCATCCGGAGCTGGTCCAGAAGTATCTCGGCTCGGTGGTCCCCCACAGCGACAACTTCTTCGCGGCGCTCAATGCCGCCGTCTTCAGCGACGGCTCGTTCTGCTATATCCCGAAGGGCGTGCGCTGCCCGATGGAGCTGTCGACCTACTTCCGCATCAACGCCGCCGACACCGGCCAGTTCGAGCGGACCCTCATCATCGCCGACGAGGGGAGCTACGTGAGCTACCTGGAAGGATGCACCGCGCCGATGCGGGACAAGAATCAGCTGCATGCGGCGGTCGTGGAGCTGATCGCGCTCGACAACGCCCAGATCAAGTACTCGACGATCCAGAACTGGTATCCGGGGAACAAGGAAGGGAAGGGCGGCATCTACAACTTTGTCACCAAGCGCGGCAAGTGCCTCGGGAAGAACTCCAAGATCTCCTGGACGCAGGTCGAGACGGGATCCGCCATCACCTGGAAGTACCCGAGCTGCATCCTCCAGGGCGAGAACTCGATCGGCGAGTTCTACTCGGTGGCGCTCACCAACAACTACCAGCAGGCGGATACCGGCACCAAGATGATCCACATCGGGAAGAACACCCGGAGCACCATCATCTCGAAGGGGATCTCCGCAGGGCACGGCCAGAACACGTACCGCGGGCTGGTGAAGATCATGAAGGGCGCGACCGGAGCCCGAAACTACTCGCAGTGCGACTCGTTGCTCCTGGGCGACCAGTGCGGCGCGCACACCTTCCCCTACCTCGAGGTGATGAACCACTCCTCGCAGGTCGAGCACGAGGCCTCCACCTCGAAGATCAGCGAGGATCAGCTCTTCTACTGCCGGCAGCGGGGGATTTCGGCGGAGGATGCGGTCAACCTGATCGTCAACGGCTTCTGCAAGCAGGTCTTTCGCGAGCTGCCGATGGAGTTTGCCGTGGAAGCCCAGAAGCTCTTGGGCGTGAGTCTCGAAGGCAGCGTTGGCTAG
- a CDS encoding transposase — protein MAKTWAPVGKTPLLWHSYKRDRISAISGVTVSPSRRRLGLYIQFHTTNIAGQEVLAFLRHLLRHLRGNVELLWDGGSIHRRKDVQAFLAHQKRLRAHRFPGYAPQLNPDEFVWTKAKHDLSNSSPKDIHELGTTLRRSIRRIKSSQRLLWSCIEASELPWT, from the coding sequence GTGGCCAAGACTTGGGCGCCGGTCGGCAAGACCCCTTTGCTCTGGCACAGCTACAAGCGGGACAGGATCTCGGCGATTTCGGGAGTCACCGTCTCTCCCTCCCGCCGTCGCCTGGGACTTTATATCCAGTTCCACACGACCAACATCGCCGGCCAGGAAGTCCTTGCGTTCCTGCGGCACCTCCTGCGTCACTTGCGCGGCAACGTGGAACTCCTTTGGGATGGAGGCTCCATCCACCGAAGAAAAGACGTTCAAGCGTTTCTGGCTCATCAGAAACGGCTCCGTGCCCATCGCTTCCCGGGATACGCGCCGCAGCTTAATCCGGATGAATTCGTCTGGACCAAGGCCAAGCATGACTTGTCCAACAGCTCGCCAAAGGACATCCACGAGTTGGGAACGACGCTGCGCCGCTCCATCCGCCGCATCAAAAGCTCCCAGCGACTTCTGTGGTCGTGCATCGAGGCCTCTGAGCTGCCTTGGACGTGA
- the tpx gene encoding thiol peroxidase — translation MAQERAAAVNFKSNPVTLLGPEIKAGQPAPDFAAVDIELQSVKLDQARGKVVILSAVPSLDTPVCDMETRKFNEAAGNLGGVEVWTVSMDLPFAQKRWCGVAGVTNVKTLSDFRGQSFGQNYGVLIKDGPLAGLTARAVFVVGKDGKVAHAEYVKEITTEPNYDAALDAAKKALSA, via the coding sequence ATGGCGCAGGAGCGCGCAGCCGCGGTCAATTTCAAGAGCAACCCAGTCACGCTGCTGGGTCCGGAGATCAAGGCAGGCCAGCCAGCGCCCGACTTCGCCGCCGTGGACATCGAGCTCCAATCCGTCAAGCTTGATCAGGCCCGCGGCAAGGTCGTCATCCTCTCCGCGGTCCCATCGCTCGACACGCCCGTATGCGACATGGAGACGAGGAAGTTCAATGAGGCGGCGGGCAATCTGGGCGGCGTGGAGGTCTGGACGGTCAGCATGGACCTGCCCTTCGCGCAGAAGCGATGGTGCGGGGTGGCCGGCGTGACCAATGTCAAGACGCTGTCCGACTTCCGCGGGCAGTCCTTCGGGCAGAACTACGGCGTGCTGATCAAGGACGGGCCGCTCGCCGGGCTCACGGCCCGCGCGGTCTTCGTCGTGGGCAAAGACGGCAAGGTCGCCCACGCCGAGTACGTCAAGGAGATCACGACCGAGCCGAATTACGACGCGGCTCTCGACGCCGCGAAGAAGGCGCTGTCGGCCTAG
- a CDS encoding ElyC/SanA/YdcF family protein, producing MPRVVVSNQRTPGRVRELMSLGIRAHDIQAEARLVLERHGVPSEALVLLPEPVDFTEAELRLVGLAAQARGWRRVILVTSPQHSRCVKLVWQRGAGLGIEGLVVLAQEEDFLVDGWWLKRRQAEAVLHEYLGLAAIYLNISRFLN from the coding sequence GTGCCCCGCGTCGTGGTGTCCAACCAGCGGACCCCCGGGCGGGTGCGCGAGCTCATGAGCCTCGGCATCCGTGCCCACGACATCCAGGCCGAGGCGCGGCTCGTGCTCGAACGCCACGGCGTGCCGTCCGAAGCCCTGGTGCTCCTGCCCGAGCCTGTCGATTTCACGGAAGCCGAGCTGCGTCTCGTCGGCCTGGCCGCGCAGGCGCGGGGCTGGCGGCGCGTCATCCTCGTCACCTCCCCTCAGCACTCCCGCTGCGTGAAGCTGGTCTGGCAGCGGGGAGCGGGCCTGGGAATTGAGGGGCTGGTCGTGCTCGCGCAGGAGGAGGACTTCCTGGTAGACGGCTGGTGGCTCAAGCGCCGCCAGGCCGAGGCGGTGCTGCACGAGTACCTCGGGCTGGCGGCGATCTATCTCAACATCTCGAGATTCCTCAACTAA
- a CDS encoding amino acid ABC transporter substrate-binding protein: protein MARRRPLKLEVAHRREVLAGVSLSLSGPFRLQGKQVLNGLQLWADYVTGAGGLPLGLAGSRRQLRLLILDDRSRTSLAKENVLRFLTQDHVDLLIGPYSSGLTLAVAPLTEAHGKILWNHGGASDAIFQGSWRYLASVPSPASDYLKALPLLVRSQDPSIARMSVVYGKTGSFAAYVARGVADGAKAAGFDMIRLIPFDSPIRDVRALLQEALAVEPDLLVGAGSFQDDVVIVRHLDLASRVKTLAFVGAGLEAFYGEVGALAEGVIGPSQWEPAADDGPLTGPNSEWFCSAFHTRFHQRPEYPAAQAFAIGIVVGECLRGAGSLEDEPLLRVAHTLETTTLYGGFRLDRLTARQIGHRVLLVQWRGGRKVVISR from the coding sequence GTGGCGAGGCGGCGTCCGCTGAAGCTCGAGGTGGCTCACCGTCGCGAGGTCCTGGCCGGCGTGTCCCTGTCCCTCAGCGGGCCGTTCCGGTTGCAGGGGAAGCAGGTCCTCAACGGGCTCCAACTGTGGGCCGATTACGTCACCGGAGCGGGAGGACTTCCGCTGGGGCTCGCAGGGTCTCGCCGCCAGCTCCGATTGCTCATCCTCGATGACAGGAGCAGAACGAGCCTCGCGAAAGAGAACGTCCTGCGCTTTCTGACCCAGGATCATGTGGATCTCCTCATCGGCCCCTATTCGAGTGGCCTGACGCTGGCCGTCGCGCCCCTCACTGAGGCCCACGGAAAGATTCTCTGGAACCATGGCGGAGCCTCGGATGCGATCTTCCAGGGGAGCTGGCGGTATCTGGCGAGCGTGCCCAGCCCGGCCAGCGACTATCTCAAGGCTCTCCCGCTCCTGGTGAGGAGTCAGGATCCCTCGATCGCGCGGATGAGCGTGGTCTACGGAAAGACCGGATCCTTTGCCGCCTATGTGGCCAGAGGCGTGGCGGATGGGGCCAAGGCCGCCGGGTTCGACATGATCCGGTTGATCCCCTTCGACTCGCCGATCCGGGACGTCCGCGCATTGCTCCAGGAGGCCCTCGCAGTAGAACCCGATCTCCTCGTCGGGGCCGGAAGCTTTCAAGATGATGTGGTGATCGTCAGGCATCTGGACCTCGCGAGCCGCGTCAAGACCCTGGCGTTCGTCGGGGCGGGGCTCGAGGCCTTCTATGGGGAAGTCGGGGCTCTGGCCGAAGGAGTGATTGGACCCAGCCAGTGGGAGCCGGCAGCCGATGACGGGCCCCTCACGGGGCCCAACTCCGAATGGTTCTGCTCTGCGTTTCACACGAGATTTCACCAGAGGCCGGAGTACCCCGCCGCCCAGGCCTTCGCGATCGGGATTGTGGTCGGAGAGTGCCTTCGGGGGGCAGGAAGCTTGGAAGATGAGCCACTCCTCAGGGTGGCCCACACCCTGGAGACGACGACCCTCTACGGAGGGTTTCGGCTGGACCGGTTGACCGCGCGCCAGATCGGCCACCGCGTGCTCCTCGTTCAGTGGCGGGGAGGCCGGAAGGTGGTGATCTCTCGGTAG
- a CDS encoding winged helix-turn-helix domain-containing protein: protein MRPHGTHQQLETRRRRAIVMLQAGKPYRTVAATLSASLSSVVRWHQTYQKRGLRGLRPKLNAGRPCRLSEAQKEQLKRILLKGSQAAGYSTDLWTLKRVAEVIHKRFGIRYRSTHVWHVMSAGLKWSWQKPERRAIQRDEEAIARWKKTTWPRIKKSPSAARSPGLPR from the coding sequence ATGAGACCTCATGGAACGCACCAGCAGTTGGAAACGCGAAGACGTCGCGCCATTGTAATGCTGCAAGCGGGCAAACCATACCGAACGGTCGCCGCCACGCTGAGTGCCAGTTTAAGTTCGGTCGTTCGCTGGCATCAAACGTACCAGAAGCGAGGCCTGCGCGGGTTGCGGCCAAAGCTGAACGCAGGACGACCGTGCCGCTTGTCCGAGGCGCAGAAAGAACAGCTGAAGCGGATTCTGCTGAAAGGATCGCAGGCCGCTGGCTATTCCACCGATCTCTGGACGTTGAAACGGGTCGCGGAAGTGATCCACAAACGTTTCGGGATTCGCTACCGGTCCACTCACGTCTGGCATGTGATGTCTGCGGGATTAAAGTGGAGCTGGCAGAAACCCGAACGGCGAGCGATCCAGCGGGACGAAGAGGCGATTGCGCGCTGGAAGAAGACGACCTGGCCGCGGATAAAAAAAAGCCCAAGCGCGGCACGCTCACCTGGTCTTCCTCGATGA